One Phoenix dactylifera cultivar Barhee BC4 chromosome 8, palm_55x_up_171113_PBpolish2nd_filt_p, whole genome shotgun sequence genomic window carries:
- the LOC103702503 gene encoding RNA-binding KH domain-containing protein RCF3-like, which yields MAFPFTPSKRPFERSLIEPNGRGKLQKITSSITQQNQLKVVSGAIIFRMLCPASKSGSVIGKGGSIIARIRQETGAKIRLEEIVPGCDERVVVITGSEKDAEVGKEQGKEGDEDAEAADGGDDTKEGAANDERKEEIDAIEDVKLEKTSPALKALLLVFERTIEGEVESDGGDESSNKYSSVTVRLLVLSSQVGCLLGKGGSVIKQMSAESGAQIRILPRDKLPLCASPNDEIVQITGAVDSVRKALQSVSQQLLENPPRDRDSFPATVPSGPSSHSFSSIPQPEGLPPASYHRPIQGPSFSSRPYDIADYHSSIAPPFSKFHGGAAVAGQPPVSLELLTYRLMCSNDKVGSVIGKGGSIIKTLQHETGCEIKILETEPESDDRIIVISGPALPNDRISPVQDAVLRVQHRIVMAVPDNKENALLSRLLVASNQTGCLLGKGGAIIAEMRKLSGAHIRILGKDQIPKGVPENDEVVQINGEFGAVQEALLQITTRLKHHIFRDKLPPGGYPTFVEQIPPFGPYMGRRESSPPRLFSNLPSFPKDSVGRPYDERSAFPPAFYGSGLPPSLERGAPWGPQGMRESGGPIPMPDYRGGAPQRRIGGFAGGSQPAVITNTTVDVVVPRSLVPSIYGEDGGCLRRIREISDAKITITEPRPEAKETVIIISGMPEQTHAAQSLLQAFVLSESGAP from the exons ATGGCTTTTCCATTTACACCTTCAAAGCGACCTTTTGAACGTAGCCTTATAGAACCGAATGGCAGGGGCAAGTTACAAAAGATCACATCTTCCATCACACAGCAGAATCAGTTGAAAGTAGTATCTGGGGCTATTATATTCCGGATGCTTTGCCCTGCTTCCAAATCTGGAAGTGTGATTGGTAAAGGTGGCAGCATTATAGCAAGGATACGCCAGGAGACTGGTGCAAAGATTAGACTTGAAGAAATTGTTCCTGGATGTGATGAGAGGGTAGTTGTTATAACTGGTTCAGAAAAAGATGCAGAAGTTGGTAAAGAGCAAGGTAAGGAAGGTGATGAAGATGCAGAAGCTGCTGATGGTGGTGATGATACCAAGGAAGGTGCAGCTAATGATGAAAGGAAAGAGGAAATTGATGCCATAGAGGACGTGAAATTAGAGAAGACATCTCCGGCGCTTAAGGCTCTCCTGCTTGTTTTTGAGAGGACAATTGAAGGTGAAGTAGAGAGTGATGGTGGCGATGAATCGAGCAACAAGTATTCTTCCGTTACTGTGAGATTACTTGTTCTTTCTAGCCAAGTTGGTTGTCTTCTCGGGAAGGGTGGAAGTGTAATCAAGCAAATGTCAGCTGAAAGTGGGGCCCAGATCAGAATACTTCCAAGAGACAAACTTCCTCTGTGTGCTTCGCCAAATGACGAAATTGTCCAG ATCACAGGAGCTGTTGATTCAGTGAGGAAAGCGCTCCAATCTGTTTCTCAGCAGCTGCTAGAGAATCCACCTCGTGATCGTGATTCATTTCCTGCAACTGTTCCTTCTGGGCCATCATCTCATTCATTTTCTTCTATTCCTCAGCCAGAAGGTCTTCCACCAGCAAGCTATCATCGTCCGATTCAGGGACCATCTTTTTCCAGTAGACCATATGATATTGCTGATTATCATTCAAGCATTGCTCCCCCTTTTTCTAAATTCCATGGAGGGGCTGCTGTGGCGGGCCAGCCTCCAGTTTCTCTAGAGCTACTAACTTATAGGTTGATGTGTTCCAATGACAAAGTTGGAAGTGTGATTGGAAAAGGAGGGAGCATTATTAAGACTCTTCAACACGAAACAGGCTGCGAAATCAAAAttcttgagactgaacctgaaTCAGATGATCGCATCATAGTCATATCGGGTCCTGCG CTCCCAAATGATAGAATTTCGCCAGTGCAAGATGCTGTCCTTCGTGTGCAGCACAGGATCGTGATGGCTGTGCCTGATAATAAAGAGAATGCTCTTTTATCTAGGCTTCTTGTTGCTTCAAACCAGACTGGTTGTCTTCTTGGCAAAGGTGGTGCCATAATAGCAGAAATGAGGAAGCTCTCTGGAGCTCACATTCGTATATTGGGTAAAGATCAGATCCCAAAAGGTGTGCCAGAAAATGATGAAGTCGTTCAG ATAAATGGTGAATTTGGAGCAGTTCAGGAAGCTTTGCTGCAGATTACTACTAGACTGAAGCATCATATTTTCCGTGATAAATTACCTCCTGGTGGTTATCCTACTTTTGTTGAGCAAATACCTCCGTTTGGTCCATACATGGGAAGGAGGGAATCTTCACCCCCCAGGTTGTTTTCCAATTTGCCTTCATTTCCGAAAGATTCTGTTGGTCGACCCTATGATGAAAGATCTGCATTTCCTCCTGCATTTTATGGTTCGGGTCTTCCTCCTAGTCTTGAAAGAGGTGCACCATGGGGACCACAG GGTATGAGGGAGAGTGGTGGTCCCATTCCTATGCCTGATTACCGAGGAGGAGCCCCACAAAGAAGAATTGGTGGATTTGCTGG TGGAAGTCAGCCAGCTGTTATTACGAACACAACTGTAGATGTTGTTGTTCCTCGATCTCTTGTACCTTCCATATATGGGGAGGATGGTGGCTGTCTAAGACGAATTCGTGAG ATTTCAGATGCAAAAATTACCATTACTGAACCTAGACCTGAAGCAAAAGAGACTGTGATTATAATATCTGGAATGCCCGAGCAGACTCATGCTGCCCAGAGTCTTCTCCAAGCCTTTGTACTCAGTGAATCAGGTGCACCTTGA
- the LOC103702504 gene encoding uncharacterized protein LOC103702504, whose product MGCASSKRVEAAVAADVYCPPPTSIALFDVSTIQEPWLITTITEEDPKQQQQQQQQEKKAITPLPLPLLEKIESYELSPHSWSEVSKALEDLKPSLRQPPPQLPPPSSDHKKPPQKTSSFHTLEELDAPKSPSSLPRSGSPPRLSPPELAGFKPVKENSFVIRDRQERESRKAGGDHAAAARWRRRDPLEGYPERCPPGNGNGVVLYTTTLRGVRRTFEDCERARRGVEAHAVEAGVEAEERDVSLHGDYLKEVRELVGEGAAVPRLFVRGRYVGGVEEVVELGETGKLREMLRWVAARGERGKGGWRECEGCGGARFVPCLECNGSCKVAAEDGEGVVRCGKCNENGLMLCPLCH is encoded by the coding sequence ATGGGATGTGCGAGCTCGAAGCGCGTGGAAGCGGCTGTCGCGGCGGACGTCTATTGCCCTCCTCCCACCAGCATCGCCCTTTTCGATGTCAGCACCATCCAAGAGCCCTGGCTCATCACCACCATAACAGAAGAAGACcccaagcagcagcagcagcagcagcagcaagagAAGAAGGCCATCACGCCCctgcctcttcctctcctcgagAAAATTGAATCATACGAGCTCTCTCCACACTCTTGGTCCGAGGTCAGCAAAGCCTTGGAGGATCTCAAGCCCTCTCTCCGTCAACCTCCCCCTCAactcccccctccctcctccgaCCACAAGAAACCTCCTCAGAAGACTAGCTCCTTCCACACGCTCGAAGAGCTCGACGCCCCGAAGTCACCATCCTCCCTTCCTCGATCCGGGTCGCCGCCCCGCCTGTCCCCGCCTGAGCTTGCAGGGTTCAAGCCGGTGAAGGAGAACAGCTTCGTAATTCGCGACCGGCAGGAGAGGGAGAGCAGGAAGGCAGGCGGCGACCACGCTGCCGCTGCCCGGTGGCGGCGGCGAGACCCCTTGGAGGGCTATCCCGAGCGCTGCCCTCCGGGGAATGGCAACGGCGTGGTCCTGTACACGACGACGCTGCGTGGGGTGCGGCGGACGTTCGAGGACTGCGAGCGGGCGCGTCGGGGGGTGGAGGCGCACGCCGTGGAGGCCGGGGTGGAGGCGGAGGAACGGGACGTGTCGCTCCACGGGGATTACTTGAAGGAGGTGAGGGAGCTCGTCGGTGAGGGGGCAGCGGTGCCGAGGCTGTTCGTAAGGGGGAGGTACGTGGGAGgggtggaggaggtggtggagctCGGGGAGACCGGGAAGCTGAGGGAGATGCTACGTTGGGTGGCGGCgagaggggagagggggaaAGGAGGGTGGAGGGAGTGCGAGGGGTGCGGTGGGGCGAGGTTCGTGCCGTGCTTGGAGTGCAATGGGAGCTGCAAAGTGGCGGCGGAGGACGGGGAGGGGGTGGTGAGATGCGGCAAGTGCAATGAGAATGGGCTGA